Below is a genomic region from Ammonifex degensii KC4.
CAGAAACCTTCGATCTCCTCCGGAAGCTTTTCCAGCGCGGGCTGAACTCGAGGCAAATCAAAAACCCGGCCGCAAAGCTGGCAGTAAAAGTGGGCGTGGGGAGTAGGATCCGGATCAAAACGGCGCCGCTCTGGATCAATGGTCAAGACCTGGATTTCTCCAGACTGCTCTAAGATCTCCAAGGTACCGTAAACTGTAGCCAAAGAAAGAGAAGGAAAGCGGGGTTTAAGGGCCTGGTAGATCTCCTCCGCCGAAGGGTGGTTCCGGTTCCCTTCGAGAAAAGCAAGGATGGCCAAGCGCTGAGGGGTAGCCCTCAGCCCCAGACGCCTCAGTTTGCTTGCCCGCTCGTTTCTCTTTTCCCGCCGCTCTTTCTTCCGCTCCATCTCTCTAAAACCACCTTTTTAACCGCCGAAATAAGCGCTTAGAATCTCCTTAGCCACCGGGGCGGCCACTGCTCCACCATGCCCAGCGTTTTCCACCACCACCGCCACCGCTACGCGTGGATTATCGGCCGGGGCATAGCCTACAAAAAGGGCGCATGTGCCCTTGCCCGGCACCTCGGCCGAGCCGGTCTTGCCCGCCACCTTAACCGGCAAACCGTTAAACACCCCAGCGGCTGTTCCGTCTCCTTGAGTCACCAAGCTCATTCCCTCTTGCACCGCCTTGAGGTATTCCGGCTTAACCTTTAGCCGCCCCAGCACCTCAGGCCCGAAGCTGGCCACCGTCCGGCCGTCGGGTGCCACTATCTTCTTCACCAGAAAAGGACGGTAGCGCGTGCCGCCGTTGGCCAGCGTGGCCGTATAGTTGACCAACTGCAAGGGTGTACAGGACACGTAACCCTGGCCTATGGCCGTGTTGAGAGTATCGTAAGTGTGCCAGTCCAGATCCCAGGCATAGCGCTGGTATTCCGCTCTTAGCGCCTGAAGGCGCCGATCTTTCTCCTTCTCCAACTTCTCCCTTTCTTTCGGGTCCTGGGTGGCTTTAAGCTTACGGGCATACTCTTCCTCCACCGCTTTAAACTTCGGCTCAAAAATAGAGTCGAGATAGGCTTTCATTCGCTTATACTTATACTCCGGGGTGGGGACGACCCCTGCCATCTCCCCCGGCAGGGTAATCCCCGTCTTTTCACCAAGACCCAGCTCCCGAGCCATACGAGCCAAGCGGTCAATACCGGTCATTTGCCCCACTGTCCAGAAGTATACATTACAAGAGACTTGTAGGGCTCGCTTGAGGTTGACAGTTCCGTGCCCGCTGGAGAGCCAATCTCGGAAGATGTGGCTCCCTAGCCGGTAGTAACCGGAGCAGAACACGGTGAAATCGGGATTTATTATCCCCGCCTCCAGGGCAGCCAGGGCAGTGACCATCTTAAAAGTAGAACCCGGTGGATAGGCGGACAAAGCCCGGTTAAGCAAAGGGCTGTCCGGGTTCTGAAAAAGGGCCTTGGCCTCTACCGGTGTAAGCCCCCGGGTGAAAACGGAAGGGTCGTAGGAAGGGTAGCTGGCCATGGCCAGTATTTCCCCCGTATGTACATCTTCCACCACGGCTGCCCCTCCAGGGGCCGGGAAGCCTTTTTTCCGGGCTTCTTTTACCGCCTTCTCCAGGGCGGCCTCGGCCGCCTGCTGCACTTTGAGATCTATGGTCAGTTCCAGATTGTCCCCCGGGGTAGGAGGTTTGACCCCTAGATCCCGCACCGGACGTCCTACGGCGTCTACCTCTATGTAGCGTGCCCCGTCCTTACCCCGGAGGTAACGCTCGAAAGCGTACTCCAGCCCGTCCTGGCCGAAGAAGTCGCCCGGCGCGTACCCTTCATCCTTGTGCTTTTTTAGTTGCTCGGCGCTTATCTCGTGCACGTAGCCCAGCACCTGGGCTAAGACGGAACCGTAGGGGTAATAGCGAACCGGCACTATTTCCACCATTATGCCAGGAAATTCGTCATGGTGCTCCTCCAGGTAAGTTACTGCCTGAAGAGGAACATTGGTGGCTAAACGCACGGGCTGACCGGAGTTCTCTCCCTCTTTTATCTTTTTTTCAATTTCCGCCGGATCCATGTTTAAAAGCCCAGCTAATCTCTTCACCAGATCGGGAGCAACCGGTTTCCCCAAATTGACATAAGAAAGGGCATAAACCGGGCGATTGCCCACTATTTTCTGGCCGTTGCGGTCGAAAACTTCCCCCCGCGGCGCCCTTATGAGCACCAGGCGCAGGCAGTTTTCCTTGGCCAGAACGGCATAGTGTTCCCCCCGCCAAATCTGCAAGTAGCCCAGACGCAGAAAGAGTATGGTGAAAAGCAGAGCACAGACGAGGAGAAACACCTTTCCTTTGTGCTCTACGGGGGAAGCCATTATCCCTACCTCACTTTAAAGCGCCGCGGCAAAAGCCTCTGCCAGAGATGGAAAAGGACCACGGCTGCAATAGCGTTGTAAGCGGTCACC
It encodes:
- a CDS encoding Fur family transcriptional regulator codes for the protein MERKKERREKRNERASKLRRLGLRATPQRLAILAFLEGNRNHPSAEEIYQALKPRFPSLSLATVYGTLEILEQSGEIQVLTIDPERRRFDPDPTPHAHFYCQLCGRVFDLPRVQPALEKLPEEIEGFWVEKVSLSAYGVCPACRKR
- the mrdA gene encoding penicillin-binding protein 2 codes for the protein MASPVEHKGKVFLLVCALLFTILFLRLGYLQIWRGEHYAVLAKENCLRLVLIRAPRGEVFDRNGQKIVGNRPVYALSYVNLGKPVAPDLVKRLAGLLNMDPAEIEKKIKEGENSGQPVRLATNVPLQAVTYLEEHHDEFPGIMVEIVPVRYYPYGSVLAQVLGYVHEISAEQLKKHKDEGYAPGDFFGQDGLEYAFERYLRGKDGARYIEVDAVGRPVRDLGVKPPTPGDNLELTIDLKVQQAAEAALEKAVKEARKKGFPAPGGAAVVEDVHTGEILAMASYPSYDPSVFTRGLTPVEAKALFQNPDSPLLNRALSAYPPGSTFKMVTALAALEAGIINPDFTVFCSGYYRLGSHIFRDWLSSGHGTVNLKRALQVSCNVYFWTVGQMTGIDRLARMARELGLGEKTGITLPGEMAGVVPTPEYKYKRMKAYLDSIFEPKFKAVEEEYARKLKATQDPKEREKLEKEKDRRLQALRAEYQRYAWDLDWHTYDTLNTAIGQGYVSCTPLQLVNYTATLANGGTRYRPFLVKKIVAPDGRTVASFGPEVLGRLKVKPEYLKAVQEGMSLVTQGDGTAAGVFNGLPVKVAGKTGSAEVPGKGTCALFVGYAPADNPRVAVAVVVENAGHGGAVAAPVAKEILSAYFGG